The proteins below come from a single Borrelia hispanica CRI genomic window:
- a CDS encoding plasmid maintenance protein, with protein MSHIEKPDVINKANISNINKENSKNSLEKNSVKSLSCKKPKSVEQKSEKVQFKRIGVKTRLIEVHKISKNYMQQVKELSNNDSTYINALLDLETAINDYGKEYDIEDILQHFLKQFGNRYKYKVWMMMKRTDGVINDYDLIWEGRFKDWYLPINIRKITRRQKKNMAKE; from the coding sequence ATGTCGCATATAGAAAAACCGGATGTTATTAATAAAGCTAATATAAGCAATATAAATAAAGAGAATTCTAAGAACTCTTTAGAGAAAAACTCTGTAAAAAGTCTTTCATGTAAAAAACCAAAAAGCGTTGAACAAAAAAGTGAAAAAGTGCAATTTAAACGAATTGGCGTAAAAACTAGACTGATAGAAGTGCACAAAATAAGCAAAAACTATATGCAACAGGTGAAAGAGCTGAGCAACAACGATTCAACGTACATAAACGCCCTGCTAGATTTGGAGACTGCCATAAATGATTATGGGAAAGAATATGACATCGAAGATATTTTGCAACACTTTCTAAAGCAATTTGGCAACAGGTACAAGTACAAAGTGTGGATGATGATGAAAAGAACAGATGGCGTAATAAACGACTATGATCTCATATGGGAGGGCCGATTCAAAGATTGGTACTTGCCTATAAATATAAGAAAAATTACACGACGACAAAAGAAAAATATGGCGAAAGAATAA